The Microbacterium sp. LWH7-1.2 genome window below encodes:
- a CDS encoding M3 family metallopeptidase → MVTLAPLPFPSDAVGWAAFATERPAERIARVNEIDARLTSEAALTTAERLELWNDADIALAEALSEAYVVSEAHPDAEVRDIAESQVQAIESLSAGRLLNRDLWNSFADASTEGLDDDQARLLTHLLRDFRRGGVELDEADRERARQLADRDTELSLAFSRNIRDGRREITVPAEGLAGMPQDFIDAHPADDEGRVTLSTDYPDLMPIRDYAHDRATRVALVSAYNDLAWPENDAILAELLEVRAERARLLGYPDWADYETETRMIGAGAEIPTFLSRLDEASRPATDAEYPILLERLRCDIPDADAVSIADFWYLLGAIKREQYDVDAQLVRSYFPFERVVAGVLDVTGRLLDVEYVPVDVPAWHADVQSFDVVRGGDRLGRIHLDLHPREGKFSHAACFPLAPGVAGRVLPEAALLCNFSRGLLEHDDVVTFFHEFGHLVHDILGGRQRFARFSGVATEWDFVEAPSQLLEEWAWDADVLASFSANAGGEPIPADLVERMRTADAFGRALEVRRQLGHANVSYHLHVDRPADLQAETERLYAASSPVQPLGGLHSYAGFGHLTGYGACYYTYQWSLVIARDLLSGFAAGLMDPEAARRYRTEVLERGGSRDARDLVEAFLGRPSSFDAYRGWLAGE, encoded by the coding sequence ATGGTGACCCTCGCACCCCTGCCCTTCCCGTCCGATGCCGTCGGCTGGGCTGCGTTCGCGACCGAGCGCCCTGCCGAACGCATCGCCCGTGTGAACGAGATCGACGCGCGCCTGACCTCCGAGGCCGCGCTGACCACCGCGGAGCGCCTGGAGCTCTGGAACGACGCCGACATCGCGCTTGCCGAGGCGCTCAGCGAGGCCTACGTCGTGAGCGAGGCGCACCCCGACGCCGAGGTGCGCGATATCGCGGAATCACAGGTGCAGGCGATCGAGTCGCTGTCGGCGGGGCGCCTGCTGAACCGCGATCTCTGGAATTCCTTCGCGGATGCCTCGACCGAGGGCCTCGACGACGACCAGGCGCGCCTCCTCACCCATCTGCTGCGCGACTTCCGTCGCGGCGGCGTCGAGCTCGACGAGGCCGACCGCGAACGGGCGCGGCAGCTGGCGGACCGCGACACCGAGCTGTCGCTCGCGTTCTCGCGCAACATCCGCGACGGGCGCCGCGAGATCACCGTTCCCGCCGAGGGTCTCGCCGGGATGCCGCAGGACTTCATCGACGCGCACCCCGCCGACGACGAGGGCCGGGTGACGCTTTCGACCGACTACCCCGATCTCATGCCGATCCGCGACTACGCGCACGACCGGGCGACCCGCGTCGCCCTCGTGAGCGCCTACAACGACCTCGCATGGCCCGAGAACGACGCGATCCTCGCCGAGCTGCTCGAGGTGCGCGCCGAGCGCGCCCGCCTGCTCGGCTACCCGGACTGGGCCGACTACGAGACCGAGACCCGCATGATCGGCGCGGGCGCCGAGATCCCCACATTCCTCTCGCGCCTCGACGAGGCGTCCCGGCCGGCGACGGATGCCGAGTACCCGATCCTGCTCGAACGCCTGCGCTGCGACATCCCGGACGCCGACGCTGTCTCGATCGCCGACTTCTGGTACCTGCTCGGCGCGATCAAGCGGGAGCAGTACGACGTCGACGCGCAGCTGGTGCGCTCGTACTTCCCGTTCGAGCGGGTCGTCGCCGGCGTGCTGGACGTCACCGGGCGCCTGCTCGACGTCGAGTACGTGCCTGTCGACGTGCCCGCGTGGCACGCCGACGTGCAGTCGTTCGATGTGGTGCGGGGCGGCGATCGCCTCGGGCGCATCCACCTCGATCTGCACCCCCGCGAGGGAAAGTTCAGCCACGCCGCATGCTTCCCCCTCGCACCCGGGGTCGCTGGGCGCGTGCTCCCCGAAGCGGCGCTGCTCTGCAACTTCTCGCGCGGTTTGCTCGAGCACGACGATGTCGTGACGTTCTTCCACGAGTTCGGGCACCTCGTGCATGACATCCTCGGCGGCCGGCAGCGCTTCGCCCGCTTCAGCGGGGTCGCCACCGAGTGGGACTTCGTCGAAGCGCCCAGCCAGCTCCTCGAGGAGTGGGCGTGGGATGCGGATGTGCTCGCCTCGTTCAGCGCGAACGCCGGCGGCGAGCCGATCCCCGCCGACCTCGTCGAGCGCATGCGCACCGCGGACGCCTTCGGCCGCGCCCTCGAGGTGCGCCGCCAGCTCGGGCATGCGAACGTGTCGTACCACCTGCACGTCGACCGGCCTGCCGACCTGCAGGCCGAGACGGAGCGGCTGTACGCGGCATCCAGTCCCGTTCAGCCGCTCGGTGGCCTGCACTCGTATGCGGGATTCGGCCACCTCACGGGCTACGGCGCCTGCTACTACACGTACCAATGGAGCCTCGTGATCGCGCGCGACCTGCTGAGCGGTTTCGCGGCCGGATTGATGGACCCGGAAGCCGCTCGTCGCTACCGCACCGAGGTGCTGGAACGAGGCGGATCGCGGGACGCGCGGGACCTCGTCGAGGCGTTCCTCGGGCGACCGTCGTCGTTCGACGCGTACCGTGGATGGCTCGCGGGCGAATGA
- a CDS encoding NUDIX hydrolase family protein, whose protein sequence is MSVRTPDPEPAGDEPFGPPAGNVSNPAWLSDIELEEARRRLPMLYVEGVPVRTDGMGQVTQVGILLRATPIGEISRTIVSGRVRYGETVRDALFRHLENDLGPMAFPLLPPQPTPFTVAEYFPLPGVSAYHDDRQHAVSLAFVVPVTGTCEPRQDALEVTWLTPEEAASDALSAEMEGGRGTLVRMALASVGALR, encoded by the coding sequence ATGTCCGTGCGCACTCCCGACCCCGAACCAGCGGGCGACGAGCCGTTCGGCCCGCCGGCCGGCAACGTCTCGAACCCCGCGTGGCTGAGCGACATCGAGCTGGAAGAAGCCCGCCGTCGCCTGCCGATGCTCTACGTCGAGGGCGTGCCGGTGCGCACCGATGGGATGGGCCAGGTCACCCAGGTCGGCATCCTGCTGCGGGCCACCCCGATCGGCGAGATCTCGCGCACCATCGTGTCGGGCCGCGTGCGCTACGGCGAAACCGTCCGCGACGCGCTGTTCCGTCACCTGGAGAACGACCTCGGGCCGATGGCCTTCCCGCTGCTGCCGCCGCAGCCGACGCCGTTCACGGTGGCCGAGTACTTCCCGCTCCCGGGCGTCAGCGCCTACCACGACGACCGCCAGCATGCCGTGTCGCTCGCGTTCGTCGTCCCGGTCACGGGCACCTGCGAGCCGCGTCAGGACGCGCTCGAGGTGACCTGGCTGACACCGGAGGAGGCGGCATCCGATGCCCTCTCCGCCGAGATGGAGGGCGGGCGCGGGACCCTCGTGCGCATGGCGCTCGCGAGCGTCGGCGCCCTGCGCTGA
- a CDS encoding CHRD domain-containing protein, producing the protein MHKSTRAAIAATAIALLALGGGTAAAAAPAIPLNNGQEVTGAEGGAHGFFSYTIDGDQFCYTLSVTKLTAPATMAHVHIAPQGIAGPVVIGLTVQNLTAFETSECKTVDPALLDAIAENPRAYYVNVHTATYPGGEVRGQLK; encoded by the coding sequence ATGCACAAGTCCACACGTGCAGCGATCGCGGCGACGGCGATCGCGTTGCTGGCCCTGGGAGGAGGCACCGCCGCCGCGGCGGCGCCGGCGATCCCCCTCAACAACGGCCAGGAGGTCACCGGCGCCGAGGGCGGGGCGCACGGCTTCTTCTCGTACACGATCGACGGGGATCAGTTCTGCTACACGCTCTCGGTCACGAAGCTCACCGCGCCCGCCACGATGGCGCACGTGCACATCGCGCCGCAGGGGATCGCCGGTCCCGTCGTCATCGGGCTCACCGTTCAGAACCTGACGGCCTTCGAGACGAGCGAGTGCAAGACGGTCGATCCTGCGCTGCTCGACGCGATCGCAGAGAACCCGCGCGCCTACTACGTCAACGTCCACACCGCGACGTACCCCGGAGGCGAGGTGCGCGGCCAGCTGAAGTGA
- a CDS encoding alpha/beta hydrolase-fold protein yields the protein MTSPAPLDADPVRWSAEPGDRDGRPLLILLHGYGADENDLFGLVPYLPEEFVVAAVRAPLAPPFPAPGFSWYPIEGLDGRDPDHVTAAAHRLIAWTEAAASVDVPVGLLGFSQGAAVALQAMRLDPQRFSFAVNLSGYVTPGDLPRDAELAERRPPVFWGRGTNDDVIPGFLVQHTTQWLPERVDLSGRVYPGLTHSVSEQELADVRVFLDKQLEELTAAEA from the coding sequence GTGACCTCCCCCGCCCCTCTTGACGCCGATCCCGTGCGGTGGTCGGCCGAACCCGGCGACCGCGACGGTCGCCCGCTGCTGATCCTGCTGCACGGCTACGGCGCCGACGAGAACGACCTCTTCGGGCTCGTGCCCTACCTCCCGGAGGAGTTCGTGGTCGCGGCGGTGCGAGCGCCGCTCGCACCGCCGTTCCCGGCTCCCGGGTTCTCGTGGTACCCGATCGAGGGCCTCGACGGGCGCGACCCCGACCACGTCACGGCAGCTGCGCACCGGCTGATCGCGTGGACGGAGGCCGCAGCATCCGTCGACGTCCCCGTCGGGCTGCTCGGCTTCTCGCAAGGAGCAGCAGTGGCTCTTCAGGCCATGCGGCTCGACCCGCAGCGGTTCTCGTTCGCGGTCAACCTGTCGGGCTACGTCACCCCTGGCGACCTGCCGCGTGACGCCGAGCTCGCCGAGCGGCGCCCGCCCGTGTTCTGGGGCCGGGGCACGAACGACGACGTCATCCCGGGCTTCCTGGTCCAGCACACCACCCAGTGGCTGCCCGAACGCGTCGACCTCAGCGGCCGCGTGTACCCGGGCCTCACCCACAGCGTCTCGGAGCAGGAGCTCGCCGACGTCCGGGTCTTCCTGGACAAGCAGCTCGAAGAGCTCACGGCCGCCGAGGCCTGA
- a CDS encoding ABC-F family ATP-binding cassette domain-containing protein, whose product MPAHSALPNTRLTPAIVLDRVTFTWADGTTALSDVSGSFGTGRTGLVGRNGSGKSTLMRLIAGELAPSGGHISRTTDAAYLPQRLTLDVDRPVADLLGVGETLRALRAIESGDADPRHFDAVGSGWDIEARAQAALGEAGLAPDMLDRNVGQLSGGEAVLTAIAGIRLRGASIALLDEPTNNLDREARARLHDMVRTWRGALVVVSHDTSLLEPMDDTAELYANELSVFGGPYSEWRAWLDAEQGAARDAERAARQAVKREKRQRIEAETTISRRAAMGRKAFEEKRVPKIVANGRKMAAEVSAGKLRGEKADREASAREALDAAERRVRDDDIVKIDLPDPGVPAGRRIATLGDGERSWIIQGPERVALIGPNGAGKTTLLEKLVAPVVGFEPFAGSDPDAAGQDPENPGIPAGSAPSVLQTARTELHTDRVGYLPQRVDGLDDAASVLENVAPSAPSVTIVELRNRLARFLIRGAAVERPVGTLSGGERFRVALARLMLADPPPQLLVFDEPTNNLDLDTVDRFVDAIAAYRGAVLVVSHDDAFLERIGVSLVLELDRDGTLTER is encoded by the coding sequence ATGCCCGCTCACTCTGCTCTTCCCAACACCCGGCTCACTCCGGCGATCGTCCTCGACCGGGTCACGTTCACCTGGGCCGACGGCACCACCGCGCTCTCGGATGTCTCCGGCTCGTTCGGCACCGGCCGCACGGGCCTCGTCGGCCGCAACGGCTCCGGCAAGTCCACGCTCATGCGGCTCATCGCCGGCGAGCTCGCGCCGTCGGGCGGTCACATCTCACGGACGACGGATGCCGCATACCTTCCGCAGCGGCTGACGCTCGACGTCGACCGGCCCGTCGCCGACCTGCTCGGCGTGGGCGAGACGCTCCGGGCGCTGCGCGCCATCGAGTCCGGCGACGCCGACCCCCGTCACTTCGACGCGGTCGGCTCCGGCTGGGACATCGAGGCGCGTGCGCAGGCGGCGCTCGGCGAAGCCGGGCTCGCTCCCGACATGCTGGACCGCAACGTCGGGCAGCTGTCGGGCGGTGAGGCGGTGCTGACCGCGATCGCCGGCATCCGTCTGCGCGGCGCGTCCATCGCGCTGCTCGACGAGCCCACCAACAACCTCGATCGCGAGGCGCGTGCGCGCTTGCACGACATGGTGCGAACGTGGCGCGGAGCGCTCGTCGTCGTCAGCCACGACACCTCGCTGCTCGAGCCGATGGATGACACCGCCGAGCTGTACGCGAACGAGCTGTCGGTGTTCGGCGGCCCGTATTCCGAATGGCGCGCGTGGCTGGATGCCGAGCAGGGCGCCGCTCGCGACGCGGAGCGCGCCGCGCGCCAGGCCGTCAAGCGCGAGAAGCGCCAGCGCATCGAGGCCGAGACCACCATCTCGCGCCGCGCTGCGATGGGACGCAAGGCGTTCGAGGAGAAGCGCGTGCCGAAGATCGTCGCCAACGGCCGCAAGATGGCCGCCGAGGTGTCGGCCGGCAAGCTGCGCGGCGAGAAGGCCGACCGCGAGGCATCCGCTCGCGAAGCGCTCGATGCCGCCGAGCGCCGCGTGCGCGACGACGACATCGTGAAGATCGACCTGCCGGACCCGGGCGTGCCCGCGGGCCGCCGCATCGCCACCCTGGGCGACGGCGAGCGCTCGTGGATCATCCAGGGGCCCGAACGGGTCGCGCTGATCGGCCCGAACGGCGCCGGAAAGACGACGCTCCTCGAGAAGCTGGTTGCTCCCGTCGTCGGCTTCGAACCGTTTGCAGGATCCGATCCGGATGCGGCCGGCCAGGACCCTGAGAATCCGGGAATCCCGGCCGGCAGCGCACCATCGGTCCTGCAAACGGCACGCACCGAGCTGCACACCGACCGGGTCGGGTACCTGCCGCAACGCGTGGACGGACTCGATGATGCGGCATCCGTGCTCGAGAACGTCGCGCCGTCGGCGCCCAGCGTGACGATCGTCGAGCTGCGCAACCGGCTCGCGCGGTTCCTCATCCGAGGTGCCGCGGTCGAGAGGCCCGTCGGGACGCTGTCGGGCGGCGAGCGGTTCCGGGTCGCGCTCGCGCGGCTCATGCTCGCCGACCCGCCGCCGCAGCTGCTCGTGTTCGACGAGCCGACGAACAACCTCGACCTCGACACGGTCGACCGGTTCGTCGACGCGATCGCGGCCTACCGCGGCGCGGTGCTCGTCGTGAGCCACGACGACGCGTTCCTCGAGCGCATCGGCGTGAGCCTCGTGCTCGAGCTCGACCGCGACGGCACGCTCACCGAGCGCTGA
- a CDS encoding PspC domain-containing protein has product MNALVRPQQGRWIAGVCAAIANRFGWNVTLVRILTLIAVVFLGLSLWIYILLWILVPSER; this is encoded by the coding sequence ATGAACGCACTCGTGAGACCTCAGCAGGGCCGATGGATCGCCGGCGTCTGCGCCGCCATCGCCAACCGCTTCGGGTGGAACGTCACCCTCGTGCGCATCCTCACCCTGATCGCGGTGGTCTTCCTCGGCCTCTCGCTGTGGATCTACATCCTGCTGTGGATCCTGGTGCCCTCCGAGCGCTGA
- a CDS encoding PspC domain-containing protein, with translation MHRLVRPVKGRMIAGVCQGIADRFGCSVVPVRVLTVGATVFFGVSILLYLVLWILMPDER, from the coding sequence ATGCATCGCCTGGTCCGCCCCGTAAAAGGGCGCATGATCGCGGGAGTCTGCCAGGGCATCGCCGACCGCTTCGGCTGCAGCGTCGTGCCGGTGCGCGTGCTCACGGTCGGTGCGACCGTGTTCTTCGGCGTCTCGATCCTGCTGTACCTGGTGCTCTGGATCCTGATGCCCGACGAGCGGTGA